One window of the Rufibacter radiotolerans genome contains the following:
- a CDS encoding DUF4834 family protein has product MKFFLIMLAVMILMRYLMPYIIRFLLKTFVQKQMRNAQQYVYEAQAQQQYQQQQQRSAGPTYAQTTGGNGKVKVAYVPEEKRPRKDFPGGEYVDYEEVK; this is encoded by the coding sequence GTGAAATTCTTTTTGATTATGCTGGCGGTGATGATTTTGATGCGGTATCTAATGCCGTACATCATCCGCTTTTTACTCAAAACGTTTGTACAGAAACAGATGCGCAACGCCCAGCAATACGTGTATGAGGCTCAGGCGCAGCAGCAATACCAGCAGCAACAGCAAAGATCTGCCGGGCCCACTTACGCCCAAACCACGGGCGGCAACGGCAAGGTGAAGGTAGCCTACGTGCCCGAAGAAAAGCGGCCCCGAAAAGACTTCCCCGGTGGGGAGTATGTAGATTATGAAGAAGTGAAATAA
- the asnB gene encoding asparagine synthase B, whose amino-acid sequence MCGIVCAFDLKEPAEALRPQLLEMAKSIRHRGPDWSGVFSNDKAIMTHERLAIVDPISGKQPLFNQEGTLVLAANGEIYNHVALRQELTIDYNFQTKSDCEVLLALYQEKGAKFLDDLNGIFGFALYDIENNEYLIARDHMGIIPLYIGWDQNGTFYVASELKALEKTCSKIELFPPGHYLSSKEEGFQKWYDRDWKEYQNVAENQTSIQELREALEAAVHRQLMSDVPYGVLLSGGLDSSITSAIAKKYSEKRIESNDTEKAWWPQLHSFAIGLEGSPDLAAAQKVADHLGTIHHEIKFTIQEGIDALKDVIYHLETYDVTTVRASTPMYLMARAIKSMGIKMVLSGEGADEIFGGYLYFHKAPNAQAFHEETVRKLDKLHMYDCLRANKSLAAWGIEGRVPFLDKEFMDVAMRLNPHDKLINGERMEKWVLRKAFEDYLPASVAWRQKEQFSDGVGYNWIDTLKEMVNQKVSDAQLANARFKFPIQTPSSKEEYYYRSIFQKHFPSDAAALSVPSVPSVACSTPIALEWDASFKNLNDPSGRAVANVHADAYKKDLVEEVVD is encoded by the coding sequence ATGTGTGGAATTGTTTGTGCATTTGATTTAAAAGAACCTGCTGAGGCGCTTCGGCCGCAGCTATTGGAAATGGCGAAGTCTATCCGGCACCGTGGTCCGGATTGGAGTGGGGTGTTTAGTAATGACAAGGCTATCATGACGCATGAGCGCCTAGCTATTGTGGACCCTATCTCAGGTAAGCAGCCTTTGTTTAACCAGGAAGGAACCTTGGTGCTGGCCGCCAACGGCGAGATATATAACCACGTGGCCCTGCGCCAAGAGCTTACCATTGACTATAACTTCCAGACCAAATCTGACTGCGAAGTCCTGCTGGCCCTGTACCAGGAGAAAGGCGCTAAGTTCTTAGATGACCTGAACGGCATCTTCGGCTTTGCCCTGTATGATATTGAAAACAACGAGTACCTCATTGCCCGCGACCACATGGGCATTATACCGCTGTACATTGGCTGGGACCAAAACGGCACTTTTTACGTGGCCTCAGAACTGAAGGCCCTGGAAAAGACCTGCTCCAAAATTGAGCTGTTCCCGCCGGGCCATTACCTGAGCAGCAAAGAAGAAGGCTTCCAGAAATGGTATGACCGCGACTGGAAAGAGTACCAGAACGTAGCTGAGAACCAAACCAGCATCCAGGAACTACGCGAAGCCCTGGAGGCTGCCGTGCACCGCCAATTGATGAGTGATGTGCCCTATGGCGTGTTGCTTTCAGGTGGGCTGGATTCTTCCATCACCTCGGCTATTGCCAAGAAGTATTCTGAGAAGCGCATTGAAAGCAATGACACGGAGAAGGCTTGGTGGCCCCAGTTGCACTCCTTCGCTATTGGCCTGGAAGGCTCCCCAGACCTGGCCGCGGCCCAAAAAGTAGCCGACCACCTGGGTACCATTCACCATGAGATCAAATTCACCATTCAGGAAGGCATAGACGCGCTCAAAGACGTGATCTACCATCTGGAAACCTATGACGTGACCACCGTGCGCGCCTCTACCCCCATGTACCTGATGGCCCGCGCCATTAAGTCTATGGGTATTAAGATGGTGCTCTCCGGCGAGGGCGCCGATGAGATTTTTGGCGGTTACCTGTACTTCCACAAGGCGCCTAACGCCCAGGCCTTCCACGAGGAGACCGTGCGTAAGCTGGACAAGCTGCACATGTATGACTGCCTGCGCGCCAACAAGTCTCTGGCCGCCTGGGGCATTGAAGGCCGCGTACCATTCCTGGACAAAGAGTTCATGGACGTGGCCATGCGTCTGAACCCCCATGACAAGCTCATCAACGGCGAGCGTATGGAGAAATGGGTGCTGCGCAAAGCCTTTGAAGACTACCTGCCCGCCAGCGTGGCCTGGCGCCAGAAAGAGCAGTTCTCAGACGGCGTAGGCTATAACTGGATTGACACGCTCAAGGAAATGGTGAACCAAAAAGTAAGCGATGCCCAATTGGCCAACGCCCGCTTCAAGTTCCCCATCCAGACGCCCAGCAGCAAGGAAGAATACTATTACCGGTCTATCTTCCAGAAGCATTTCCCCAGTGATGCAGCTGCCCTCTCGGTGCCGTCTGTACCGTCGGTGGCCTGCAGCACGCCCATCGCGCTGGAGTGGGATGCCTCCTTCAAGAACCTGAACGACCCCTCAGGCAGAGCCGTGGCTAACGTGCACGCTGATGCTTATAAGAAGGATTTGGTGGAGGAAGTTGTAGACTAG
- a CDS encoding cation transporter — protein sequence MQKSTFHISQMDCPAEEQMVRMKLEGKPSVKRLNFDLQAREATIWHQGPVAPIAGALATLGLGARLLESEASGETATQADSPTGDRKLLWLVLGINAAFFVIEMTTGLLAKSMGLIADSLDMLADALVYGLSLWAVGGTVLRKKNIARLSGYFQLALAVLGFAEVLRRFLGAEAMPDFRVMIGVSLFALLGNAVSLYLLQKSRSREAHLQASLIFTSNDVIANIGVILAGGLVYFTQSAVPDLVIGTLVFLLVARGAFRILRLAK from the coding sequence ATGCAGAAATCAACCTTCCATATCTCCCAGATGGACTGCCCCGCCGAGGAGCAGATGGTACGCATGAAACTGGAAGGGAAGCCTTCGGTGAAGCGCCTCAATTTTGACTTGCAGGCCCGTGAAGCCACCATCTGGCACCAGGGCCCCGTGGCGCCCATTGCCGGTGCCTTGGCCACATTGGGCTTGGGAGCCAGGCTACTGGAGTCTGAAGCCTCGGGAGAAACCGCTACCCAGGCAGATTCGCCTACCGGTGACCGCAAGCTGCTTTGGCTGGTGCTGGGCATCAACGCTGCTTTCTTCGTCATAGAAATGACCACCGGGCTGCTAGCCAAATCCATGGGCCTGATCGCCGATAGTCTTGATATGCTCGCTGATGCCCTGGTCTACGGCCTAAGCCTTTGGGCGGTGGGCGGAACGGTGCTGCGCAAGAAGAACATTGCCCGCCTGAGCGGCTATTTCCAGTTGGCCTTGGCCGTGCTGGGCTTTGCCGAGGTGCTGCGCCGGTTCCTGGGCGCGGAGGCCATGCCTGACTTCAGGGTGATGATTGGGGTTTCGCTTTTTGCGCTGCTGGGCAACGCCGTATCTTTGTACCTGCTTCAGAAATCCAGAAGCCGCGAGGCGCACCTGCAGGCCAGCCTTATCTTTACCTCCAATGACGTCATTGCGAATATAGGCGTGATCTTGGCCGGCGGATTGGTATATTTCACCCAATCTGCGGTGCCGGACTTGGTCATAGGCACGCTGGTGTTTCTGCTGGTGGCCCGGGGTGCGTTCAGGATTCTGCGCCTGGCCAAATAA
- a CDS encoding YfhO family protein — protein MAPKIDFKRHVLPHLLVLLFFLLLVVAYFSPIFFDGKSLMQHDVVQFQGGAKEIADFREKTGDEALWTNSMFSGMPAYLISVKFSGDLFQYVHSLFTLGLPLVASNIFITLVCAYIMFVVFGLRPMLAAVGAIAYAFVSYNFAILEAGHNTKSLAIAYLPLVLAGLWYAYRKNVWLGAALFAFGLTMHMRMNHMQITYYLLFIVLIFGIVELVAWAKEGRLPDFFKRTLILAIGAALAAGVSFGRIYTTAEYGKYSIRGASELTQGKDAAQVGSGLDREYAFQWSYGVGETMTLLVPNFYGGASQGPIEKNSATYKALLQGGVPESQLQNSTMPYYWGDQSFVGGPVYMGAIICFLFVLGLLVTPRRLWVWLLSATLLSFMLSWGKNFEAFNYFMFDVFPGYNKFRAVSMALVIAQVTMVLLAILALCRVLQNYPIENLQKKLLIALGVTGGLCLLLVLFSGMFDYVGAVDEQLAQYQYPIQAIREDRESMLRGDALRSLVFILLAAGTLYLYTKNKLTSFMATGVMGLLILIDLWGVDKRYLNNDDFQKDYSKAYFQPTPADLAIMQDKELSYRVYNAPNPFNDARTSYFHKSIGGYHGAKLRRYQDVIENHIAQGNVQVLNMLNAKYVITGQEKQPVQLIPGYLGNAWYVEEVRAVNSPDEELNALKGIDAKHEAIVDVSKFPSVKPQNYDTVGSIIKLVEYQPNYLKYAVNAAKDGVVVFSEIYYKDGWQAFLDGKPVDHFRANYILRAMNMPAGQHALEFKFQPKEYALGNTVALISSLLLLAGLAGAVYYGFRRRDHEAV, from the coding sequence ATGGCCCCAAAAATTGATTTCAAACGGCACGTGTTGCCGCACCTGCTGGTGCTTTTGTTTTTCCTGCTGCTGGTTGTAGCGTATTTCTCACCTATTTTCTTTGACGGCAAAAGCCTCATGCAGCATGACGTGGTGCAGTTCCAGGGCGGCGCCAAAGAAATTGCCGACTTCCGGGAGAAAACCGGCGACGAGGCCCTCTGGACCAACTCCATGTTCAGCGGTATGCCCGCCTACCTTATCAGCGTGAAGTTCTCCGGTGACCTGTTCCAGTACGTGCACTCCCTCTTTACCCTGGGTTTGCCGCTGGTAGCTTCCAATATCTTTATCACGTTGGTGTGTGCCTACATAATGTTTGTGGTGTTCGGCCTGCGGCCGATGCTGGCAGCCGTGGGGGCCATTGCCTATGCGTTTGTGTCGTATAACTTCGCTATTCTGGAGGCCGGGCACAACACCAAGTCACTGGCTATTGCCTACTTGCCGCTGGTGCTAGCCGGGCTCTGGTACGCCTACCGCAAAAACGTGTGGTTAGGGGCGGCACTGTTTGCCTTTGGTCTCACCATGCACATGCGCATGAACCACATGCAGATCACGTATTACCTGCTCTTTATCGTGCTCATCTTTGGTATTGTAGAGCTGGTGGCCTGGGCCAAGGAAGGCCGTCTGCCAGATTTCTTCAAACGCACGCTTATCCTGGCCATCGGGGCTGCCCTGGCGGCCGGCGTGAGCTTTGGACGTATCTATACCACTGCTGAGTATGGTAAGTATTCCATCAGGGGCGCTTCTGAACTGACCCAGGGTAAAGACGCCGCCCAGGTAGGGTCTGGTCTGGACCGCGAGTACGCTTTCCAGTGGAGCTACGGGGTGGGGGAGACTATGACCCTATTGGTGCCTAATTTTTACGGCGGTGCCTCTCAGGGACCAATTGAGAAAAACTCGGCTACCTATAAAGCCTTGTTGCAGGGCGGGGTGCCAGAATCGCAGCTCCAGAATTCTACCATGCCCTACTACTGGGGAGATCAGTCTTTTGTAGGCGGACCGGTGTACATGGGCGCCATTATCTGCTTCCTGTTCGTGTTGGGTCTGCTGGTAACGCCGCGCCGCCTGTGGGTGTGGCTGCTGAGCGCCACCCTGCTTTCTTTCATGTTGAGCTGGGGCAAGAACTTTGAGGCCTTCAACTACTTCATGTTTGATGTGTTCCCGGGCTACAACAAGTTCAGGGCAGTGAGTATGGCGCTGGTGATTGCCCAGGTAACCATGGTGCTGCTGGCCATTCTGGCGCTGTGCCGCGTGCTACAGAATTATCCTATTGAGAACCTGCAGAAGAAACTATTGATTGCCCTGGGCGTTACCGGCGGGCTTTGCCTGCTGTTGGTGCTGTTCAGTGGCATGTTTGACTACGTGGGCGCGGTAGATGAGCAACTGGCGCAATACCAGTACCCTATCCAGGCCATTAGAGAAGACCGGGAGTCCATGCTTCGCGGCGACGCGCTGCGGTCTCTGGTGTTTATTCTGCTGGCCGCCGGTACGCTGTACCTGTACACCAAAAACAAACTGACCTCTTTCATGGCCACCGGCGTGATGGGGCTGTTGATCCTGATAGACCTTTGGGGCGTAGACAAGCGCTACCTTAACAATGATGATTTCCAGAAAGACTATAGCAAGGCCTATTTCCAGCCTACGCCCGCCGACCTGGCCATTATGCAGGACAAGGAACTGAGTTACCGTGTGTACAATGCGCCTAACCCGTTCAATGATGCCCGCACTTCGTATTTCCACAAATCCATTGGCGGTTACCACGGGGCCAAGCTGCGCCGCTACCAAGACGTGATTGAGAACCACATTGCGCAGGGCAACGTGCAGGTGCTGAACATGCTCAACGCCAAATACGTGATTACCGGCCAGGAGAAACAGCCGGTGCAGTTGATTCCGGGCTACCTGGGCAATGCCTGGTACGTGGAGGAAGTGCGGGCGGTAAACTCTCCAGATGAGGAACTGAACGCGCTCAAAGGCATTGACGCCAAGCACGAAGCCATTGTAGATGTGTCTAAGTTCCCGAGTGTGAAGCCGCAGAATTATGACACGGTGGGTTCTATCATTAAATTAGTAGAGTATCAGCCTAATTACCTCAAATATGCGGTCAACGCGGCTAAAGATGGGGTAGTGGTGTTCTCAGAGATTTACTACAAAGACGGCTGGCAGGCGTTCCTGGACGGCAAACCTGTAGACCACTTCAGGGCCAACTACATTCTTCGGGCCATGAACATGCCGGCGGGCCAGCATGCCCTTGAGTTCAAGTTTCAGCCAAAAGAATATGCGTTGGGTAATACCGTAGCGCTGATTTCTTCCCTGCTCTTACTGGCCGGGCTGGCCGGAGCCGTGTACTACGGTTTCCGTCGGCGGGACCACGAGGCAGTATAA
- a CDS encoding nucleotidyltransferase family protein gives MNAVEQNIKSIEALCQLHKVDRLFVFGSILTDKFGAESDIDFVVKFGPVPPYNYFENYLGFKESLENLLCRPVDLLEEQTIKNPVLKKSIDRTKKLIYGREDKKVAA, from the coding sequence ATGAACGCAGTGGAACAAAATATAAAATCAATAGAAGCACTCTGTCAATTACACAAAGTTGACAGGCTGTTTGTGTTTGGCTCCATCCTAACAGATAAATTTGGTGCAGAAAGCGATATAGATTTTGTAGTGAAGTTTGGCCCGGTTCCTCCCTACAACTACTTTGAAAATTATCTTGGGTTTAAAGAGTCTTTAGAAAACCTACTCTGTAGACCTGTTGATTTACTGGAAGAGCAGACTATTAAGAACCCTGTCCTAAAAAAATCCATCGACAGAACCAAAAAACTAATCTATGGACGAGAGGATAAAAAAGTGGCTGCTTGA
- a CDS encoding FkbM family methyltransferase, whose translation MKLLRKLLVKALGFESYLRLVSRMYIIMIGSGRGRDKYPELFFLRKIIRPGSTCIDIGANLGYYSTFLSRLAGPEGKVLAVEPVPLFGRIWKDNVRASGVDNLTLLPFALGGENTTIEMGTPVRDGLVHHGMTKIASSAQEQYAQKYQVEMRVPDELFADLDRLDFIKCDVEGYEHQVFAHLQETIKKFKPLIQTELNGTDNRKAVIEILTGLGYGVYTLSPNQTLTPCSPFEVYQYQGGDFYFKPNPNA comes from the coding sequence GTGAAACTTCTCCGCAAATTATTAGTGAAGGCGCTCGGGTTTGAGAGCTATCTGCGTTTGGTCAGCCGCATGTACATTATCATGATCGGTTCGGGCCGGGGGCGTGACAAGTACCCAGAGCTGTTCTTCCTGCGCAAAATCATCCGTCCGGGGTCTACCTGTATAGACATTGGGGCCAACCTGGGCTATTATTCCACATTCCTGTCTAGGCTGGCCGGGCCTGAGGGCAAGGTGCTGGCCGTGGAGCCGGTGCCTTTGTTTGGCCGAATCTGGAAAGACAACGTGCGGGCCAGCGGGGTAGACAACCTCACGCTGTTGCCCTTCGCCCTGGGCGGCGAGAACACCACCATAGAGATGGGCACCCCCGTGCGCGACGGGCTGGTGCACCACGGCATGACCAAAATCGCGAGCTCGGCGCAGGAGCAGTACGCCCAGAAATACCAGGTAGAAATGCGGGTGCCAGATGAGTTGTTCGCAGACCTGGACCGGCTGGACTTTATTAAGTGTGATGTGGAAGGCTATGAGCACCAGGTATTTGCCCACCTGCAGGAAACCATTAAGAAATTTAAACCGTTGATTCAGACAGAACTGAACGGGACAGACAACCGCAAGGCCGTGATAGAGATTTTGACCGGTTTAGGCTACGGCGTATACACGTTAAGCCCAAACCAGACGTTAACTCCTTGTAGCCCCTTTGAGGTGTACCAGTACCAGGGCGGCGACTTTTATTTCAAACCAAACCCTAACGCCTAG
- a CDS encoding HepT-like ribonuclease domain-containing protein, with amino-acid sequence MLRRATERNLEIVGEAVNRILVKDPDFPIEQARRIVGLRNQIIHA; translated from the coding sequence ATGCTTCGCCGGGCTACAGAAAGGAACCTGGAGATTGTTGGGGAGGCAGTAAACCGGATTCTGGTAAAAGACCCTGATTTCCCAATTGAACAAGCCAGAAGAATAGTAGGGCTAAGGAATCAAATAATCCATGCCTAA
- a CDS encoding serine hydrolase domain-containing protein, whose amino-acid sequence MFRCLGAAILCLFFFACKEKRQENGLWEEKEETREKVAVPASFTADSARQLAVKLDSVFKHFHKRRGFNGTVLVTKYDQVIYKNAFGMADFYRRDSLTVNTAFQLASVSKQFTAMAIMMLKEDGKLSYEDSVQQYFPAFPYHGITIRQLLTHQSGLSNYTYFSDKLWPDRNKNLTNQDVVNLMVQHQPKPYFKPNTRFDYSNTGYSLLASIVEKVSEKPFATFLRERIFEPLEMKHTFTYSPDVATLTGKIATGHTRFRQKRTSDYLDTVLGDKGIYSTVEDLYKWDQALYTQKLVKRETLHEAFTGTRQEKRKDEDYGFGWRIKPLENGDTAVYHGGLWHGFSSYLLRNPKEHSALIILSNLPNGSFSYLQELRHFLYPVHPDSVAKLSKQGKLAARL is encoded by the coding sequence TTGTTCCGGTGTCTCGGCGCCGCTATTCTGTGTCTCTTCTTTTTTGCGTGTAAAGAAAAACGGCAGGAAAACGGCCTGTGGGAAGAAAAGGAAGAAACCCGGGAAAAAGTGGCCGTCCCGGCTTCGTTTACGGCAGACAGCGCGCGCCAACTGGCTGTGAAGTTGGACTCAGTGTTCAAGCATTTCCATAAGCGCCGGGGCTTTAACGGCACGGTGCTGGTGACCAAATATGACCAGGTTATCTATAAAAACGCCTTCGGGATGGCCGATTTCTACCGCCGCGATTCCCTGACGGTGAACACCGCGTTTCAGTTGGCCTCGGTCTCCAAGCAGTTCACGGCCATGGCCATTATGATGCTCAAGGAAGACGGCAAGCTGAGTTATGAAGACAGCGTACAGCAGTATTTTCCGGCCTTCCCGTACCATGGCATAACCATCCGGCAGCTGCTCACCCACCAGAGCGGTTTGTCTAATTACACCTATTTCAGTGACAAGCTGTGGCCAGACCGCAACAAGAACCTCACCAACCAGGACGTGGTCAACTTGATGGTACAGCACCAGCCCAAGCCTTATTTTAAGCCTAATACCCGCTTTGACTATAGCAACACCGGTTACAGTCTGCTGGCCTCTATTGTAGAGAAAGTCTCTGAAAAGCCGTTCGCCACCTTTCTGCGCGAGCGTATTTTTGAGCCTCTTGAGATGAAGCACACCTTCACCTACAGCCCAGACGTAGCCACGCTTACCGGCAAAATAGCCACCGGCCACACCCGCTTTAGGCAGAAACGCACCTCAGACTACCTGGACACCGTGCTGGGCGACAAAGGCATTTACTCTACGGTAGAAGATCTCTACAAGTGGGACCAGGCGCTCTACACCCAGAAACTGGTGAAGCGCGAAACTCTGCACGAAGCCTTTACCGGCACCCGGCAAGAGAAAAGAAAAGACGAAGACTACGGCTTCGGCTGGCGAATTAAACCCCTGGAGAACGGCGATACCGCCGTGTACCATGGCGGCTTGTGGCACGGGTTTTCCAGCTACCTGCTCCGTAACCCCAAAGAACACAGCGCCCTGATTATCCTCAGCAACCTGCCCAACGGGAGCTTCAGTTACCTGCAGGAACTCAGGCATTTCCTGTACCCAGTGCACCCAGACAGCGTGGCCAAACTCAGCAAGCAGGGAAAACTGGCGGCCCGGTTGTAG
- a CDS encoding putative quinol monooxygenase — MTKKYGLHGKLTATDGNKDALASILVKASKLVFTMKGCHVYFISEDKNDPAAVWVTEVWDSKEDHDNSLQVPGVRELITQAMPLLAEKPQKAQELDILGGALR, encoded by the coding sequence ATGACAAAGAAATACGGCTTGCACGGCAAGTTAACCGCCACAGACGGCAACAAAGACGCCCTCGCTTCTATCTTGGTGAAAGCCTCCAAATTAGTGTTCACCATGAAAGGGTGCCACGTTTACTTTATCAGTGAAGACAAGAATGATCCTGCCGCCGTCTGGGTCACCGAGGTCTGGGACAGCAAAGAGGACCATGACAACTCCCTGCAGGTGCCCGGCGTGCGCGAACTGATTACCCAGGCCATGCCGCTTCTCGCCGAAAAACCGCAGAAGGCCCAGGAGCTGGACATTTTGGGCGGCGCCCTCAGGTAA
- a CDS encoding LLM class flavin-dependent oxidoreductase, which translates to MEIGITTFVENTPDPATGTLLSPYERMRDLMEEIELADQVGLDVFSIGEHHRPDFIVSSPAVVLAAAAVKTKNIKLSSAVTVLSSDDPVRVFQDFAHVDLLSKGRAEIMAGRGSFTESFPLFGQDLKDYNELFSEKLDLLVQLNKSEKITWKGKHRPSINNLGVYPRPYQKELPIWVAVGGTPESVLRAASYGLPMALAIIGGNPERFVPFTNLYKQAWQQAGHDANKLQLAINSHGYISDDSQKAASEFYGPYAYLMGKIGRERGWSGMSREQYDLMRAPEGSLLVGSPQQVIDKILWEHELFGNTRFLLHISVGTLPHAQVMHAIELLGTVVAPAVKKAVGEKEGKR; encoded by the coding sequence ATGGAAATTGGCATTACCACCTTCGTAGAGAATACCCCAGACCCGGCTACCGGGACCTTGTTGAGCCCTTATGAGCGCATGCGGGACCTCATGGAGGAAATTGAGTTGGCGGACCAGGTGGGGCTGGATGTCTTCTCCATTGGCGAGCACCACCGGCCTGATTTCATTGTCTCTTCGCCGGCGGTAGTGCTGGCAGCGGCAGCCGTGAAAACCAAGAATATCAAGCTCTCCAGTGCCGTGACGGTGCTCAGCTCAGATGACCCCGTGCGGGTGTTCCAGGACTTCGCGCACGTAGACCTGCTCTCTAAAGGCCGCGCCGAGATCATGGCCGGCCGGGGTTCCTTTACGGAGTCTTTCCCGCTGTTCGGGCAGGACTTGAAAGACTACAATGAATTATTCTCTGAGAAGCTGGACCTGCTGGTACAGTTAAATAAAAGCGAGAAAATCACCTGGAAAGGCAAGCACCGACCTTCTATTAATAACCTGGGCGTGTACCCCCGGCCGTACCAGAAAGAACTGCCCATTTGGGTGGCGGTAGGCGGCACACCGGAATCTGTGCTTCGGGCAGCCAGCTACGGGTTGCCCATGGCCCTGGCCATTATTGGCGGCAACCCCGAGCGATTTGTGCCCTTTACTAACCTGTACAAGCAAGCCTGGCAGCAGGCAGGGCATGACGCCAACAAGCTACAACTGGCCATCAACTCCCATGGCTATATTTCTGATGACTCGCAGAAGGCGGCCAGTGAATTCTATGGGCCTTATGCGTATTTAATGGGCAAGATTGGCCGGGAACGCGGTTGGTCTGGTATGAGCCGCGAGCAGTATGACCTCATGCGCGCGCCCGAAGGTTCTCTGCTGGTGGGTAGCCCGCAGCAGGTGATAGATAAGATTCTGTGGGAACATGAGCTGTTCGGGAATACCCGTTTCCTGCTGCATATTAGCGTGGGCACCTTGCCGCATGCGCAGGTTATGCACGCCATTGAGCTGTTGGGCACGGTAGTGGCCCCGGCGGTGAAGAAGGCGGTGGGGGAGAAGGAAGGGAAGAGGTAG
- a CDS encoding 1-aminocyclopropane-1-carboxylate deaminase/D-cysteine desulfhydrase, which yields MPVPVQPIHSSLLTEKGVSLSVLREDLIHPTIPGNKWRKLKYNLQAAREQEAQTLVTFGGAFSNHIAAVAVAGQEHGFATLGYIRGEETLPLNPTLQYATNCGMNLRYLNRSDYRLRPDLQFQAEMAKTAPKPYLLPEGGTNLLAVKGCTEIVMEVDGPWDVLCVAAGTGGTLAGMIAGAQGQGRILGFPALKGGEFLQQEVTDLVQAYSGLAFQNWELQTAYHFGGYAKHTPALLTFIQDFYSRHGILLDPVYTGKMLFGVFDLIRQDYFPEGTNIVAVHTGGQQGWKGYAQRYGLEWPTQAEWSAQG from the coding sequence ATGCCTGTTCCTGTCCAGCCCATCCATTCGTCTTTGCTCACTGAGAAAGGAGTTTCTTTGTCTGTGCTGCGCGAGGATTTGATCCACCCTACCATTCCGGGCAATAAGTGGCGCAAGCTGAAATACAACCTGCAGGCTGCCCGGGAGCAGGAGGCCCAGACCCTGGTCACGTTTGGCGGCGCTTTCTCCAACCACATTGCCGCGGTCGCCGTCGCCGGGCAAGAGCACGGGTTTGCCACGCTGGGCTACATCAGGGGTGAGGAAACGCTGCCCCTCAACCCTACGCTGCAATACGCTACCAATTGCGGCATGAACCTGCGTTACCTCAACCGCTCTGATTACCGCCTGCGGCCCGACCTCCAGTTTCAGGCTGAAATGGCAAAAACGGCCCCAAAACCCTACCTCTTACCAGAGGGCGGTACCAATCTGCTGGCTGTGAAAGGCTGCACTGAGATAGTCATGGAGGTAGACGGTCCTTGGGATGTTCTCTGCGTAGCTGCCGGCACCGGGGGCACCCTGGCCGGAATGATTGCCGGTGCCCAGGGCCAGGGGCGCATTCTTGGCTTCCCGGCGTTAAAGGGAGGCGAGTTCCTGCAACAAGAGGTAACGGACTTGGTGCAGGCCTATTCCGGGCTGGCCTTCCAGAACTGGGAACTGCAGACGGCCTACCACTTCGGCGGCTACGCCAAACACACCCCAGCGCTGCTCACCTTTATTCAGGATTTCTATTCCCGGCACGGCATTCTCCTGGACCCGGTTTACACGGGCAAGATGCTGTTTGGCGTGTTTGATTTGATCAGGCAAGATTATTTCCCGGAAGGGACGAACATAGTGGCGGTGCATACGGGCGGTCAGCAAGGCTGGAAAGGGTACGCGCAGCGGTATGGGCTGGAGTGGCCTACCCAGGCGGAATGGTCTGCCCAAGGATAA